Proteins found in one Triticum aestivum cultivar Chinese Spring chromosome 4D, IWGSC CS RefSeq v2.1, whole genome shotgun sequence genomic segment:
- the LOC123100114 gene encoding transcription factor bHLH18-like, with product MEQPNQWLTQTEQEELAYMYQQEGDPVTVPGMEQQFAEPPLPGHQEQYYTTSPMATPSFHPSRSSDLPSFGGSSSLPNLPFGLATVKNELGQPSPPPPSSNFLSFGAGQAGTLNFSGGAWQHDGVEGTMQLQAPERRSRAPANAQEHVIAERKRREKLQQQFVSLATIVPGLKKTDKISLLGSTIDYVKQLEDKVRALEEQGSRRSSESTTVFESKCRISAADNDAAGPSGSEDAAEDSSPAVEAIIRGNTALLKICFKERRGVLVMVLSELENQGLSIINTNVVPFTDSCLNITITAKARPLSIAQMRL from the exons ATGGAGCAACCAAATCAATGGCTGACGCAGACG GAACAGGAGGAGCTGGCGTACATGTACCAGCAAGAAGGGGATCCCGTCACCGTGCCCGGCATGGAGCAGCAGTTCGCGGAGCCACCGCTGCCTGGCCATCAGGAGCAGTACTACACCACGTCGCCGATGGCGACCCCGTCGTTCCATCCATCTCGCAGCTCCGATCTCCCGAGCTTTGGTGGCTCGTCGTCGTTGCCGAACCTGCCGTTCGGATTGGCGACGGTGAAGAACGAGCTGgggcagccgtcgccgccgccgccatcgtccaACTTCCTCTCCTTCGGCGCTGGCCAGGCTGGCACCCTCAACTTCTCCGGAGGCgcctggcagcacgacggcgtcgaAGGGACGATGCAGCTGCAGGCGCCGGAGAGGCGGAGCAGGGCGCCGGCGAACGCGCAGGAGCACGTCATCGCCGAGCGCAAGCGGCGGGAGAAGCTGCAGCAGCAGTTCGTGTCCTTGGCCACCATCGTCCCCGGCCTCAAGAAG ACAGACAAGATCTCTCTGCTGGGGAGCACCATCGACTACgtgaagcagctggaggacaaggTGAGGGCCCTGGAGGAGCAAGGCTCGCGGAGGTCGTCGGAGTCCACCACCGTCTTCGAGAGCAAGTGCCGCATATCCGCCGCCGACAACGACGCAGCAGGACCCAGCGGGTCCGAGGACGCGGCCGAGGACTCGAGCCCGGCCGTCGAGGCTATCATCCGGGGGAACACGGCGCTCCTGAAAATCTGCTTCAAGGAGAGGAGAGGGGTGCTGGTGATGGTCCTCTCCGAGCTCGAGAACCAGGGCCTCTCCATCATAAACACCAACGTCGTCCCGTTCACCGACTCCTGCCTCAACATCACCATCACGGCCAAGGCAAGGCCTCTCTCCATTGCGCAAATGCGGTTGTAA